The following DNA comes from Megalobrama amblycephala isolate DHTTF-2021 linkage group LG20, ASM1881202v1, whole genome shotgun sequence.
GACCCAGATCCCCCAGTACTTCCTATTTTGGCACCAGATCCTTCCCCAACAGGTCCAGTTGTCCCCATTCCAAGGCTGGCTGGTTGAGATTGGATTAGTCCAAGCTGCTCTGTGTTGACAGTAGATGGGAGCTCATGAGTCTTCAAGGAGTCAAGATCTAAATGCATGGTTCCATTATCAGGTTCTGAAAGATCATGGCAATACTGCCCATACCCCTGGTCACTGTGATGGCCAAGCATATCATAACTTGGACCCGTATTGTCTCCTCCTCCAGGTGTTGTTTTAATCCCTTCCATTCCTTCCTGCACTGTTTGGCCAGATGCAACCCCATCTTGACCCTGCCCAGTCCCTCCTGAGCAACTGGATTTGTATTCCTCTGGGCAGAACATATCTTCCATTCCAGGAAAGAATGAGCGGTCCTCATCTGGGAGAAGAGAATCAGGGAAGCAGATGGATGTTAAAGGAACAAACCTCTGGCTCTGTTGGCTTTGATTTtggttttgatttgattttgctGCTGGATTTCTGGTGTCAAAGTGGGGCTCTCCTTGATGCTGGTCAAGTTGAGCTTGAGGAATCTGGGAGGCATGAGAGGGGTGAGACTGCTCTTGTTGCTGAGAAGCTGCAGAGGAGGCCTGTGGAGGAAGATGATGATGGCTCTGCTGATTAGTATGGGAGGGGTGAGGGTGTTGATGGTGGGAGTTAGGATGTTGAGGACCTTGTGATGCTTGTTGCTGTTGGTGGTGGTGTTGGGATAGGTGGTGTCCATGGGAAGTTGACGATAAACTCATGTCTGGCTCAGGAAGATATGAATGTAACTCCGAGGCATGGTGCTGCGTTGGGTGGTGAGATGAAAGTCTTTGCTGCTCCTGTGACTGGCGCCTTTCTACACTTCCTGCTGTTGCTGCTCCAGAATTCCCCCTGCTTCCTTCACCTCCTGTCCTCTCATCCACCATTGCTCCCTCTTGGCTAGATGTCCGAGAAAGGGAATGCTCCAGCATGTCTAGTGGAGATACTGTGTTAGACTTAGGGCGGCTCTGGTCTTGCTGCTGAGAACCATGGCCATAGTGACCAGCTGCTTCCAAAGCTTGGGATTGAAGCTGGAGTTGGAGCTGGGATGTCTGGGGCTGGGAATGGGTCTCTGCTGACACAACTCCCCCAGTGGCATCCATAAGGGCCTGCTGGCTAACAGAATGCTGCTGTTGCTGAGGGTCTATTTTGCTGCGGGTATGGGACAGCACAGACTGCAGCAAATGAGAAGGTTGGCGAGACTGGTCAGTGGGAGAGTCCATAAGCGACTGTGACTGAGAATGATGCTGTTGCTGCTGCGattgttgttgatgttgttgtggATGTGACTGATGATGTTGAGTTTGCTGTTGATGCTGATGGTGATGTTGCTGCACATCAGGTGTCTTACGCATGTAAGCCATATCTCCTGAATCTTGAGGTTTTTTCTGAAGATCCATGTGTGGGTGAGAGTGTAGGTGTGGGTGCGTTGGTGTATGTGGAGTGTGTTGATGGTGGGAGGTGGAGTGTTGAGGAATGGAGTGTTGGGAATACGGGTCACCCCGCCCATAATGCACCACTGATCCCAAAGAATCATGATGATGGTGAGGATGGGAATGTGTTTGATCTGAACTCCCTCGCCCTCCATCACTTACAGTTCTGTTGCTCTTCTGCTGTGgttgttgttgatgttgttgttgtttatgctgctgttgctgctgctgttgatgctGTTGTTGTTGGTGCTGTTGCTGTTTCTTTAGGGACATCTCCAATTGACTGTCCAGTCCAGCTCCACTTCCAGTGCCAGAGACAGCAGCATTAGAGGTGGCACTATGTGTTCGAATAACACTTTGAAGGTGGTACCTCTCTTCTGAGCTTTTGCTCATCTCATAAGCAAGCCCCTTATTTCCATCCTGAGCTGGAAGGACTGGAGGCTGCTGCGTGGGCTGTGAGGAATGATGGCTTTGAGGAGGATGGTGATGTGATGCTTGGGGAGTCGGACTCTGGGCCTGAAGAAGGTGTTGGATGAGGAAGTCATCATCAACATCATCGTCCTGCTGTGGCCTAGACTCTGTTACACCAAGTATGCTGTTATCAGACTTTGTTTTGGGAGGAGCAGATGGGTGGTAGGGTTGTGATCGAGGTCCTCTTGTGTCAGGGTACCCTTGTGGGAAGGCAGAAATGAAGGTGAGAGAACAGAAGATAAATATTTATGAGATCCTGTTCCAACAGGCGACTGAGCAGGTCGTGAGGGTGCAGGAGAATGCAGACCAGGGCGGATGATTCCAGAATTGCCAGATGGAGATGGGCTGGAATCAGGGATGTGGTAAGATCCACCACCACCTCCTCCACCTCCCACGCTACCACTGCCTCCAGTTCCTGTGCTGCCTCCACTACTACTACCACCAGTTGTTCCACCACTTGCTCCTGACCTTAGAAGGGCAGGAGAGTGTCCTGACGCACCATAACCCATTGATGGACTTCCAGCACCTGCTAAGGATGGCGGCAAAGACCCATAGCCTGAATCAGTCCCATATACTGATTCTGCTGAAAACGACTGACTTCCCAAATTCCCGTATCCTTTAGCAACTCCAGAGGTCCTAGCTGAAGGAAGATCATGAGTCTGTGGAGAACTGAATCCCCCATATGACTGGGAAAGGTGTGATGGGGGAGGCTGATTTGGAGAGAAAGACTGAGGTTGTGGTTGAGGAGGCGTCTGGCCAGTTAGACCACTCGATGACTTCACTGGAGCCACTGGGGATCCATAACCCGAGAGGCACGACTTGGGAAGGGTTTGCTGGGTGGAGTTAGAGGAGCTCTGGGGGGGCTGGGAATGTGACTGGGGTGGAGGAGGTACAGTCTGGGTTGGCGGCTGTTGCCGAGAGGATGCAGAGGCAGACGTGGAGGTTGGAATGGAATTAGACTGACGAGCACTAGCAGAcgcagaggaggaggaagaggatgaaGATGAGGAAGAAGCAGAAGAGGCGGAGGGTGGTGTGTGGGGAGTTCTAGAAGAGGATGCAGACCCAGAAGAGGAGTAACCACTGCTGGAGCTGCTCTTTGTCCCCTTTCCAGGCCCACCCGTAGATGTGGATGACGAGGACCCATAAGAAGGTTGGATTATCGGTCTGTACTGTTCAGTCCTGGGGGAGGGTTTATGGTCTGAGGAAGGACTGTGTTCACCCAGGGGACTGCAAGAGAGGCCAGCATGGCGAGTATGAGTGGCTTGCTGATATCCTGACACCCCACAGCTGAGGTAGTGCTGCAGGGGGTGAGGGGTGGATGAGGGGGCTTGTGCTGGAGAGGGACGTTGGTAGTGTTTAATTACACTGTCTTGCCTTGGTACTGTCCGCTCTTGGGATGTTGGCTGAGGTGGAGCAGGGGTAGAAGAAAACACAGAGGCACTGTACAATTGGGAGGACTGGTCTTGAAGCTGGGAGGACAACAAGTTGAACTGATGAGACTGTATATGTCGGGCAGAAACTGAGGCTGCAGAGGAGGCTTGAGCAGATGTGACCCCACTTCCAGAAGGATCATGACTTCCACGGTAAGCCGCGGCTGCACCCTGTGATGACAACAGACGGTCAAAGCCCAGGCTCGACTGAGAAGGCGTCTTGATGTGGAGTAAAGGATCATGGGGTGACAGGAGGCCATTGGATGTGGGACTAAAAGTGGGCGTGTCCTGTAAGGACAATGAGGGGGTCACACCAGGGAAGGAGCGCCCTGAGAATGGCGCTGGGTGTTGATAGGCAGACAAAGCAGAAGAGGATGGGAAGGATCCAGATCCAGGAAGGGCACCAGAGATGAAGAGTTCTGCAGGGGCAGGTGTGTGCATGGCTaaaatgtgaagaaaaaaacaaagaaaagataAAGGCTAAGGCTAAGAAAATG
Coding sequences within:
- the prr12a gene encoding LOW QUALITY PROTEIN: proline-rich protein 12 (The sequence of the model RefSeq protein was modified relative to this genomic sequence to represent the inferred CDS: inserted 4 bases in 3 codons); its protein translation is MDRNYPGAGFGDLGAGAGWSYERSAKASLVYGSSRSSHPESELLHRQAYATPHPLQGYATNHHPGGSGQGGAWGAAGRSLGLSGLFDAGLHHASPSGPDPSVMNLISALESRGPQPPPSASSLLSQFRTPSWQTAMHTPAPAELFISGALPGSGSFPSSSALSAYQHPAPFSGRSFPGVTPSLSLQDTPTFSPTSNGLLSPHDPLLHIKTPSQSSLGFDRLLSSQGAAAAYRGSHDPSGSGVTSAQASSAASVSARHIQSHQFNLLSSQLQDQSSQLYSASVFSSTPAPPQPTSQERTVPRQDSVIKHYQRPSPAQAPSSTPHPLQHYLSCGVSGYQQATHTRHAGLSCSPLGEHSPSSDHKPSPRTEQYRPIIQPSYGSSSSTSTGGPGKGTKSSSSSGYSSSGSASSSRTPHTPPSASSASSSSSSSSSSSASASARQSNSIPTSTSASASSRQQPPTQTVPPPPQSHSQPPQSSSNSTQQTLPKSCLSGYGSPVAPVKSSSGLTGQTPPQPQPQSFSPNQPPPSHLSQSYGGFSSPQTHDLPSARTSGVAKGYGNLGSQSFSAESVYGTDSGYGSLPPSLAGAGSPSMGYGASGHSPALLRSGASGGTTGGSSSGGSTGTGGSGSVGGGGGGGGSYHIPDSSPSPSGNSGIIRPGLHSPAPSRPAQSPVGTGSHKYLSSVLSPSFLPXPQGYPDTRGPRSQPYHPSAPPKTKSDNSILGVTESRPQQDDDVDDDFLIQHLLQAQSPTPQASHHHPPQSHHSSQPTQQPPVLPAQDGNKGLAYEMSKSSEERYHLQSVIRTHSATSNAAVSGTGSGAGLDSQLEMSLKKQQQHQQQQHQQQQQQQHKQQQHQQQPQQKSNRTVSDGGRGSSDQTHSHPHHHHDSLGSVVHYGRGDPYSQHSIPQHSTSHHQHTPHTPTHPHLHSHPHMDLQKKPQDSGDMAYMRKTPDVQQHHHQHQQQTQHHQSHPQQHQQQSQQQQHHSQSQSLMDSPTDQSRQPSHLLQSVLSHTRSKIDPQQQQHSVSQQALMDATGGVVSAETHSQPQTSQLQLQLQSQALEAAGHYGHGSQQQDQSRPKSNTVSPLDMLEHSLSRTSSQEGAMVDERTGGEGSRGNSGAATAGSVERRQSQEQQRLSSHHPTQHHASELHSYLPEPDMSLSSTSHGHHLSQHHHQQQQASQGPQHPNSHHQHPHPSHTNQQSHHHLPPQASSAASQQQEQSHPSHASQIPQAQLDQHQGEPHFDTRNPAAKSNQNQNQSQQSQRFVPLTSICFPDSLLPDEDRSFFPGMEDMFCPEEYKSSCSGGTGQGQDGVASGQTVQEGMEGIKTTPGGGDNTGPSYDMLGHHSDQGYGQYCHDLSEPDNGTMHLDLDSLKTHELPSTVNTEQLGLIQSQPASLGMGTTGPVGEGSGAKIGSTGGSGSGSGGLTSPIFCSSRPKKLLKSSSFHLLKERPDPNSLPKKSYAQEYEFEDDEDKADVPADIRLNSRSRLPDLIPDLVSSCRKSSGVGGGTLSPLMGDLDFGYPSLGPPPQLLPQDGPKKRGRKPTKPKREGPPRPRGRPRIRPLPEPHHSRGMMGEYGTGYVPERGRGRGRGRGRGRRDESMMDMDIASKDPNQMYQQHMQQQMHHQSQQQTQHQEPIKPIKIKLPIGTMSSSDALLRTDSLSGTDPALSDGSLGSAPSLGLSPGTPGVPDMNRPQDKKSKSQELDDKESEKTGFVASFLDFLKSGKRPSGMSTGLSXDSGGNEDSSPGKSGGIRPLSPQPPPPPAAAAVSGYGDGESDGGLSLGGCPSPCKRLDEELKRNLETLPSFSSDEEDSVGKNQDLQKSISSAISALYDTPQITSMQPSSLPPPPPPPPPEPLTPTQQPPALSPQPPMHTNLPSHAHTHSIEPARLQKEEQEEEMEEKEKDVDEVVEQDKEEKEKAPDMELLSVPKFGDSPKEAIEAQAPPSLPPVSPSSPAPSSASSPSPLPPLPLPSPPPPQEDNPSACQKSPPQQSSPPPSPVASTVPVLSPLPPPPVDPPLSSSPPSPSPPPVQESIAEPASPEEPPVPQILPLHLAQKQSGAAIVGETDEDESESGGEGIFRERDEFVVRIEDIRSLKLALQTGREPPPIWRVQKALLQKFSPEIKDGQRQFCATSNYLGYFGDAKKRYQRLYVKFLENINKKDYVRVCSCKPWHRPTLNLRRQSQPVQKLAPPPNNQTPLEKAEKDREKIKEPRESREKTXIRPKEQRDREKVLKTREKEEKKEKEKEKKASPPPPPPSKPEKRAAVTERGKVKEEKKGGAQERKTERSAKPQPPKVKAEPPPKKRRKWLKEVPSSSESDSSASEDEISVKAGLNTRAMREMYRSYVEMLVSTALDPDMIQALEDTEDELYLPPMRKIDSLLSEQKRKLLKRVNMNSQHQEALHTFPQITAEPLDSGTVRVRLGGECYNRKTLNRIKKSVSKPQDLKLSTETCRIYSLYHSLHHYKYHTFLHCKKETNTIEQASEDPGQEEVVQQCMANQSWLETLFNSFLELMALSTKA